A portion of the Anaerolineae bacterium genome contains these proteins:
- a CDS encoding sodium ion-translocating decarboxylase subunit beta, with the protein MELDNLLQLLQAPTLLTWQMAVMMMAGGVLIYLGIAKDYEPVLLIPIGFGAILTNLPLTGIASENGLLGLLYEAGIRTELFPLLIFIGVGAMTDFGPLLENPKMALLGAAGQFGIFGALMLALLLGFQLNEAASIGIIGAIDGPTAIYVSTKLAPHLLGPIAVAAYSYMSLVPIIQPPVMRLLTTDAERKVRMPYTQREVSRLARILFPIIVTVIVSLLAPVASPLIATLMFGNLLRESLVVERLSESAQNEIANVTTIFLGLTIGSTMTGANFIRLDTLLILAIGLLAFVLDTTGGVLFGKLMYVLSNKQFNPLIGAAGISAFPMSARIVQRMGQEYDFQNFLLMHAMGANTAGQLGSVIAGGVVLALLAGMI; encoded by the coding sequence ATGGAATTAGATAATCTTCTTCAACTTTTGCAGGCCCCAACCTTGCTCACGTGGCAGATGGCCGTGATGATGATGGCCGGCGGCGTGCTCATTTACCTGGGCATTGCCAAAGATTACGAGCCGGTATTGTTGATTCCCATTGGCTTTGGGGCCATTTTGACCAACCTGCCGCTGACGGGCATTGCCAGTGAAAATGGCTTGTTAGGACTGCTCTACGAGGCCGGCATAAGAACAGAACTTTTTCCCCTGCTCATCTTCATTGGCGTGGGAGCCATGACCGATTTTGGCCCACTGTTGGAAAATCCCAAAATGGCTTTACTGGGCGCGGCCGGACAATTTGGCATTTTTGGCGCGTTGATGCTGGCCTTGTTGTTGGGATTCCAGTTGAACGAGGCTGCTTCAATTGGCATTATCGGGGCGATTGACGGCCCCACCGCCATTTACGTATCCACCAAGCTGGCCCCCCACCTGCTGGGGCCAATTGCGGTGGCGGCGTACAGTTACATGTCGCTAGTGCCCATCATCCAACCGCCGGTAATGCGCCTGCTCACCACCGACGCCGAGCGCAAAGTGCGCATGCCTTACACCCAACGAGAAGTGTCCCGCCTGGCCCGGATTCTTTTCCCCATCATTGTTACGGTCATTGTGTCGTTGCTGGCGCCGGTAGCTTCGCCGCTGATTGCCACCCTGATGTTTGGCAACTTGCTGCGCGAATCGCTGGTGGTAGAGCGGTTGAGCGAGTCGGCCCAGAATGAGATTGCCAATGTCACCACCATCTTCTTGGGTTTGACCATCGGCAGCACTATGACCGGGGCCAACTTTATTCGGCTAGATACGCTGTTGATTTTGGCCATTGGCCTATTGGCTTTTGTGTTAGACACCACCGGAGGGGTTTTGTTTGGCAAGCTGATGTATGTTCTCTCTAACAAACAATTCAATCCCCTCATTGGCGCAGCGGGGATCAGCGCTTTTCCAATGTCGGCGCGGATTGTGCAGCGGATGGGGCAGGAGTATGATTTCCAAAACTTTTTGCTCATGCACGCCATGGGGGCCAATACTGCCGGCCAGCTTGGCAGCGTGATTGCCGGGGGGGTCGTGCTGGCTTTGTTGGCCGGGATGATTTAG
- a CDS encoding citrate synthase (catalyzes the formation of citrate from acetyl-CoA and oxaloacetate) has protein sequence MADIKTGLDGIVVAQQDISFIDGEKGDLVYRGYHINELAPAATYEEIVYLLWHRKLPNKSEATELHERLVTRRALHDDHLNLIMSMPRSARPMSVCRTGVSQIGLYDPEPMVYDKEVNQLKADDILAKMPTIMAAFSRHRRGLEPIPPREDLSHAANFLWMLNGEEPTPEAEKGLDLYLVLLAEHGFNASTFSCRVTAATWAGMYSAVVSGISTLSGPAHGGAVQEAMNQFQEIGNVDNVEAWFEGALQTKKRIMGIGHRVYKTLDPRAPHLKARVEELAAQSDRCKWYQIAAKLEALAAAHPYFQERNLYPNVDYYSAPLLCMLGLEPDMFTPMFAISRVAGWAVHIMAQYEDNRLIRPRAEYIGPKGLTWTPIEER, from the coding sequence ATGGCTGATATTAAAACTGGATTAGACGGCATTGTTGTTGCTCAACAAGATATTTCTTTTATTGATGGAGAGAAGGGTGATCTGGTTTACCGGGGGTATCATATCAACGAACTGGCTCCGGCTGCCACCTACGAAGAAATTGTTTATTTACTATGGCATCGTAAATTGCCCAATAAAAGTGAAGCAACTGAATTACATGAAAGGTTGGTCACCCGGCGGGCCTTACATGATGACCATTTGAACCTGATCATGTCTATGCCCAGGTCGGCCCGGCCTATGTCTGTTTGCCGGACCGGGGTTTCGCAGATTGGTTTGTACGACCCCGAACCGATGGTTTACGATAAAGAAGTAAATCAACTTAAAGCCGACGACATCCTGGCCAAAATGCCCACCATTATGGCCGCTTTTTCCCGCCATCGCCGGGGCCTGGAGCCTATCCCCCCCCGCGAAGATTTGAGCCACGCCGCCAATTTTTTGTGGATGTTAAATGGCGAAGAACCAACGCCGGAAGCAGAAAAAGGGCTGGACCTTTACCTGGTTCTGCTGGCCGAACACGGCTTTAACGCTTCTACGTTTTCCTGCCGCGTCACCGCCGCCACCTGGGCCGGGATGTATTCCGCCGTTGTCAGCGGCATCAGCACTTTGAGCGGGCCTGCTCACGGCGGGGCCGTGCAAGAAGCCATGAACCAATTTCAGGAAATTGGCAACGTTGATAATGTGGAAGCATGGTTTGAAGGGGCCTTACAAACCAAAAAACGGATTATGGGCATTGGCCATCGCGTTTATAAAACCCTGGATCCGCGCGCCCCCCATCTAAAAGCCAGAGTAGAGGAATTGGCGGCTCAATCTGACCGCTGCAAATGGTACCAAATTGCGGCCAAACTCGAAGCCCTGGCCGCCGCACACCCTTATTTTCAGGAACGCAATCTTTATCCCAATGTTGACTACTATTCCGCCCCGCTGCTTTGTATGTTGGGTCTGGAGCCGGATATGTTTACGCCCATGTTTGCCATCAGCCGGGTAGCGGGTTGGGCCGTTCACATTATGGCCCAATATGAGGATAATCGTCTCATCCGTCCTCGCGCCGAATATATCGGCCCCAAAGGCTTAACCTGGACGCCGATTGAAGAACGGTAG
- a CDS encoding OadG family protein has product MSEILRQGLTISLLGMSLTFLALGLLVLMMILLERFTRPKPQPSGPAEMEPAETVEPIDPQPGPADEAVVAAIAAALAHLRPAAEVYPANLGAALEAGPGGWWAVGRARLQSVTTSRTTGWRD; this is encoded by the coding sequence GTGTCTGAGATTTTAAGACAGGGCTTGACCATTAGCTTGCTGGGCATGAGCTTGACCTTTTTGGCCCTGGGCCTGCTGGTGTTGATGATGATCTTGTTGGAGCGTTTCACCCGGCCCAAACCACAGCCATCCGGGCCTGCTGAAATGGAACCGGCAGAAACGGTAGAGCCGATTGACCCGCAGCCAGGCCCGGCGGATGAAGCGGTTGTGGCCGCCATTGCGGCGGCTCTGGCTCACCTGCGCCCGGCGGCAGAGGTATACCCCGCTAACCTGGGCGCAGCCCTCGAGGCCGGTCCCGGCGGGTGGTGGGCCGTGGGCCGGGCCAGGTTGCAGTCTGTTACTACTTCAAGAACAACCGGATGGAGAGATTAA
- a CDS encoding acetyl-CoA carboxylase biotin carboxyl carrier protein subunit yields MESTTNHRSLKITVNDKEYLVEVEDPSTSPLTVKVNGQPYRVTIDPAAKESAPVEKTALPQTIMPQTPASEKIVATPVTVNSKAVKAPMPGHIVHISVQPGDEVNVGQELCSLEAMKMKNAIRAHRAGIVAEVAVSLGQAVAYGDVLVTFA; encoded by the coding sequence GTGGAATCAACAACTAATCACCGCAGTTTGAAGATAACCGTTAATGACAAAGAATATTTAGTGGAGGTAGAAGACCCTTCAACTTCGCCGCTGACGGTCAAAGTCAACGGGCAACCCTACCGGGTGACTATTGACCCGGCGGCGAAGGAATCGGCGCCGGTTGAGAAGACGGCGCTGCCCCAGACCATTATGCCTCAAACTCCCGCCTCGGAGAAAATAGTGGCAACCCCGGTTACGGTTAACAGCAAAGCGGTTAAAGCGCCCATGCCCGGCCACATTGTTCATATCTCGGTTCAACCGGGCGACGAGGTTAATGTAGGGCAGGAACTTTGCTCTTTGGAGGCAATGAAAATGAAAAACGCTATTCGCGCGCACCGGGCCGGGATTGTGGCCGAGGTGGCGGTGAGCTTGGGACAAGCCGTGGCTTACGGCGATGTGCTGGTTACGTTTGCGTGA
- a CDS encoding SDR family oxidoreductase, translating into MELNNCRIVLTGAASGIGRALLNQLALYPARIVAVDIKQNALQVALGALPSARATIIPYFADLSRPANVDALFEHAVKVMGGIDLFIANAGYAYYEKIETPDWDHLAQIFQLNVLSAIYSAEKMQALNAGRAYKVVMTASAIGHISLPGYAVYAATKAALHRFAEAYRFELADPNALMLVYPIATRTNFFDNAGKNVPLPWPNQPAETVARAVIRGIEQNWTAVYPSRRFRLFRFFERFLPFLRRMLQNWEGHRFKRWLAGQTLPPVEIVADPPGQRSFLTARCPGRKDS; encoded by the coding sequence ATGGAACTTAACAATTGTCGCATCGTGCTCACCGGCGCTGCTTCGGGTATTGGTCGCGCCTTGCTCAATCAATTAGCCCTCTATCCGGCCCGGATTGTGGCGGTAGACATCAAGCAGAATGCGCTCCAGGTTGCTCTTGGCGCGCTGCCCTCTGCCCGGGCCACAATCATCCCCTATTTTGCCGACTTATCCCGGCCGGCGAATGTGGATGCCTTGTTTGAGCATGCGGTCAAGGTGATGGGGGGCATTGATCTGTTTATTGCCAACGCCGGTTATGCCTATTACGAAAAAATAGAAACGCCCGATTGGGACCACCTTGCCCAAATTTTCCAACTTAACGTTCTTTCGGCCATTTATTCGGCTGAAAAAATGCAGGCGCTCAATGCGGGGCGAGCGTATAAAGTGGTGATGACGGCTTCGGCTATTGGTCATATTTCGCTACCCGGATATGCCGTTTATGCGGCCACCAAAGCCGCGCTGCACCGTTTTGCCGAGGCCTACCGTTTTGAATTGGCCGATCCCAATGCCCTGATGCTGGTTTATCCCATTGCCACGCGCACCAATTTTTTTGACAACGCCGGGAAAAATGTGCCGCTGCCCTGGCCCAATCAACCCGCCGAGACAGTGGCCCGGGCCGTGATCAGAGGCATTGAACAGAATTGGACGGCCGTTTATCCCTCCCGCCGTTTCAGGTTGTTTCGTTTTTTTGAGCGATTTCTGCCTTTTTTGCGCCGGATGTTGCAAAATTGGGAGGGTCATCGTTTTAAACGATGGCTGGCCGGTCAAACACTCCCGCCTGTTGAAATTGTAGCAGACCCTCCCGGCCAAAGATCATTTTTAACCGCCAGATGTCCGGGGCGCAAGGATTCTTAA
- a CDS encoding acyl-CoA carboxylase subunit beta — MTELQTQREKIRQGGGPRRIETQHAKGKLTARERITRLLDEGSFQEIDAYVTHRHRDFGMDEQCYPGDSVIIGFGKINGRRVCLYAQDFTVLGGSFSEAQSQKVVKAMDLALQAGVPVIGLNDSVGARIQEGVYGLAGYGDLFWHNTQASGVIPQISVMLGPCAGGSVYSPALTDFVIMTRQTSHMFITGPEVIKTVTREEVDLETLGGAATHSTVSGVAHFAADNEDHALALTRQLLGYLPANNAEPPPGITPTDDPWRMDPDLNTLVPTDPNQAYDMKAVIRKIFDLDSFMEVLPNFAQNAIVGFARLHGQVVGVVAQQPSVLAGVIDINASDKMSRFIRFCDAFNIPLITFVDSPGFMPGVAQEHGGIIRHGAKIVYAYSEATVPKLSVVTRKAYGGAYIVMSSKYIRTDLTFAWPTAEIAVMGAEGAVNILYRKQLKAAADPEAERAQLAALFRDKFGKPYTPAASGHIDDILIPAETRPRLIAALELLRDKQVTSPPKKHGVMPV; from the coding sequence ATCACCGAACTACAAACGCAGCGAGAAAAGATCAGGCAGGGCGGCGGCCCTAGACGGATCGAAACCCAACACGCTAAAGGTAAACTCACCGCCCGCGAGCGGATTACGCGCTTATTGGATGAGGGCAGTTTCCAGGAGATAGACGCTTATGTCACCCATCGGCACCGTGATTTTGGCATGGATGAGCAGTGCTATCCGGGTGATAGCGTGATCATCGGCTTTGGTAAAATCAACGGACGCAGAGTGTGTTTATACGCCCAAGACTTCACGGTTTTGGGCGGTTCTTTTTCTGAGGCGCAGAGTCAAAAAGTGGTCAAGGCCATGGACCTGGCCTTACAGGCCGGCGTGCCGGTTATTGGATTGAACGACTCGGTAGGGGCGCGGATCCAGGAGGGCGTTTACGGTTTGGCCGGTTATGGCGACCTCTTCTGGCACAATACCCAGGCCAGCGGAGTGATCCCGCAGATTAGCGTGATGCTCGGCCCGTGCGCCGGAGGCTCGGTTTACTCCCCGGCCCTGACCGATTTTGTGATCATGACCCGGCAGACCAGCCACATGTTCATCACCGGCCCGGAAGTGATCAAAACCGTTACCCGCGAAGAGGTGGATTTGGAGACCCTGGGCGGAGCCGCCACCCACAGCACCGTCAGCGGGGTAGCCCATTTTGCCGCCGATAACGAAGACCACGCCCTGGCCCTGACCCGCCAACTGCTGGGTTATCTGCCTGCCAATAACGCCGAGCCGCCGCCAGGTATCACCCCCACCGATGACCCCTGGCGGATGGACCCGGACCTCAATACCCTTGTGCCCACCGACCCCAACCAGGCTTACGACATGAAGGCCGTTATCCGCAAGATTTTTGACCTGGATAGTTTTATGGAGGTGCTGCCAAATTTTGCCCAAAACGCCATTGTTGGGTTTGCCCGCTTGCATGGGCAGGTGGTGGGCGTGGTGGCCCAGCAGCCGTCCGTTCTGGCCGGCGTGATCGACATTAACGCCTCCGATAAAATGAGCCGGTTCATTCGTTTCTGCGATGCATTCAACATCCCCCTGATCACATTTGTCGACTCGCCGGGGTTTATGCCGGGCGTGGCCCAGGAACACGGCGGCATCATCCGGCATGGGGCCAAAATTGTGTATGCCTATTCCGAGGCCACGGTGCCCAAATTGTCGGTGGTCACGCGCAAGGCTTATGGGGGAGCCTACATTGTGATGAGCAGCAAATACATCCGCACCGACTTGACCTTTGCCTGGCCCACGGCCGAAATTGCCGTGATGGGGGCCGAGGGGGCGGTCAATATTCTCTACCGCAAACAACTCAAAGCAGCCGCAGACCCGGAGGCCGAACGGGCGCAGTTGGCCGCGCTGTTTCGGGATAAGTTTGGCAAACCTTACACCCCGGCCGCCAGCGGCCACATTGACGATATCCTCATTCCCGCCGAGACCCGCCCCCGCCTGATTGCCGCGCTGGAACTCTTGCGCGATAAACAGGTCACCTCGCCCCCCAAAAAACACGGCGTGATGCCGGTTTGA
- a CDS encoding hybrid sensor histidine kinase/response regulator, with protein sequence MSQQTQETILIVDDNPTNLGVLFDYLQGSGFKVLVAEDGEVALQRAGYTQPDIILLDVMMPGWNGFETCQQLKDNEETRDIPVIFMTALSDAVDKVRGLKLGAVDYVTKPLQHEEVLARINTHLTIRKLQKNLREQNERLQMENIKRRQIEEELRKQNKELDAFVHTVAHDLQNPLGMVISYAHVLFEDLPKMELAEALEVLDKIKQAGRKMDSIIENLLLLAGVRRGEVDLKPLDMAEIVAQGRQRLGLEIEKYQGEIIQPQSWPPAKGYAPWVEEVWVNYLSNGLKYGGHPPRLELGATPQPDGMIRFWIKDNGPGITPAEQACLFVEFVRLDELRVAGHGLGLSIVRRIVEKLGGQVGVESTVGAGSTFYFTLPGVKETG encoded by the coding sequence ATGAGCCAGCAGACACAGGAAACCATCCTCATTGTTGATGATAACCCGACCAATTTGGGGGTTTTATTTGATTATTTACAGGGTTCGGGTTTTAAAGTTCTGGTAGCTGAAGATGGAGAGGTGGCTTTACAACGGGCCGGTTATACCCAGCCCGACATCATTCTTTTAGACGTAATGATGCCCGGCTGGAACGGTTTTGAAACGTGCCAACAATTGAAAGACAATGAAGAAACCCGTGATATTCCCGTCATCTTTATGACCGCGCTATCTGACGCGGTAGACAAAGTGAGGGGGCTTAAGCTGGGCGCAGTGGATTATGTAACCAAACCGCTCCAACATGAAGAAGTATTGGCCCGCATTAATACCCATCTGACCATCCGTAAGCTACAAAAAAACCTGCGCGAACAGAATGAGCGTTTACAAATGGAAAATATCAAACGCCGGCAAATAGAAGAAGAACTGCGGAAGCAGAATAAAGAGCTAGACGCTTTTGTGCATACCGTAGCCCATGATTTGCAAAACCCATTGGGTATGGTCATTAGTTATGCGCATGTTCTCTTTGAAGATCTACCCAAGATGGAGTTAGCAGAAGCGCTGGAAGTGCTGGACAAAATCAAGCAGGCCGGGCGAAAAATGGATAGCATCATTGAGAACCTGCTTTTGCTGGCCGGCGTGCGCCGCGGCGAGGTAGACTTGAAGCCGCTGGATATGGCCGAGATTGTGGCCCAGGGGCGGCAACGTTTGGGGTTAGAAATAGAAAAATATCAAGGCGAGATCATTCAACCCCAAAGCTGGCCGCCGGCTAAGGGTTATGCTCCTTGGGTAGAAGAAGTGTGGGTGAATTATCTGAGCAATGGGTTGAAGTATGGAGGACATCCACCCCGCCTGGAACTTGGGGCCACGCCACAGCCGGATGGCATGATCCGTTTTTGGATAAAAGATAACGGGCCGGGAATAACCCCGGCAGAACAGGCTTGCCTCTTTGTTGAATTTGTCCGGCTCGATGAATTGCGGGTGGCCGGCCACGGTTTGGGCTTGTCCATTGTCCGGCGGATTGTTGAAAAATTGGGCGGACAGGTGGGGGTAGAGAGTACGGTTGGCGCGGGCAGCACCTTTTATTTCACTTTACCCGGTGTAAAAGAAACGGGTTAA
- a CDS encoding acetoacetate decarboxylase family protein, translated as MEISDSQPSLVPAPWQLNGEGFILIYWFPKAFILENGFIPAQQIAGFSSGPSVVMLVNYHHSEAGPYQELLFIPGRFIYQKRRVFSITKIYVSTRASVVNGRKNWAIPKEQADFEWRKDELGLERIRVSRNGQCFARFVLKAVGPACPVSSSLIPPAWRTLGQLHHTHILFTRLRGGGKIKIAKCPEAEIEPDFFPNLDRARLGGALKVSHFSMTFPPADITPY; from the coding sequence TTGGAAATTTCTGATTCCCAGCCTTCTCTTGTGCCTGCCCCCTGGCAACTCAACGGGGAGGGATTTATATTAATATATTGGTTTCCCAAAGCGTTTATTTTGGAAAATGGCTTTATCCCCGCCCAGCAGATAGCCGGCTTTAGCAGCGGCCCCAGTGTGGTGATGCTGGTCAACTACCACCATTCTGAGGCGGGACCCTATCAGGAACTGCTTTTTATTCCGGGCCGGTTTATCTATCAAAAACGACGGGTTTTTTCAATTACCAAAATTTACGTATCAACCCGGGCCAGCGTGGTCAATGGCCGGAAAAATTGGGCCATTCCCAAAGAGCAGGCCGATTTTGAGTGGCGCAAAGATGAGCTTGGCCTGGAGCGGATTCGCGTTAGCCGAAACGGCCAGTGTTTTGCCCGTTTTGTTTTAAAAGCCGTAGGCCCGGCCTGCCCGGTGTCATCGTCTCTTATTCCTCCCGCCTGGCGAACCCTGGGCCAACTTCACCATACCCATATCCTATTTACCAGACTCCGGGGGGGCGGTAAAATCAAAATAGCCAAGTGCCCGGAAGCTGAAATTGAGCCGGACTTTTTCCCCAATCTGGACCGGGCCCGTTTAGGGGGAGCGTTAAAGGTCAGCCACTTCAGTATGACCTTCCCCCCTGCTGATATAACACCATATTAA
- a CDS encoding UvrD-helicase domain-containing protein gives MKFVADVHIHSHYSRATSKNLDFERLAQWAQLKGIHMVGTGDISHPGWLQEMKDKLESAEEGLFQLKSEIATKIQTNVPPACHQTVRFILAGEISSIYKKNNKVRKIHNVIFAPTLAAVEKIQAALEKIGNIRSDGRPILGLDSRDLLEIILDIDDQAYLIPAHIWTPWFSLLGSKSGFDSIEECFEDLTPHIFALETGLSSDPPMNWRVSSLDDYTLVSNSDAHSPQKLGREANIFNTDLSYPGFFAALKTGDPDRFLGTLEFFPEEGKYHHDGHRKCGINWKPKITLQHNGLCPVCGKPVTVGVSHRVELLADREEGGKPARRHPFTSLIALPELLGEVYGVGSNSKRVNQAYHTLLSALGPELSILLDAPLEDIKQAGGSLLAEGIRRMRCGQVITTAGYDGEYGVIRVFGEGEKESFSAQLSFLPAPAGQKPSPAKPAMPQTPNRQQAGLFAGVEAQPDPKPATPHPPAPPDNLMSGLNPQQQAAVQCSDVPLLIVAGPGTGKTRTLTYRLAYLVTQKGVAPEHILAITFTNKAAEEMAQRLTGLLGQDLVERMVLKTFHAFGSMILRQEGVHLGLSPRFLICGDNERQALLKTLYPDLPGKTITQTLDQISSLKNQLLSPSSPQVKTEYDPQFVQMYRRYEATLQKSQILDFDDLITQTVCLFDTRPETLAKYRQRFRWISVDEYQDINFAQYQLLQLLTPRETNLCAIGDPDQAIYGFRGADRAFFWQFQADFPQAKLLHLSRNYRSTQLILDASAQVIEKSPAPERVKIWSDFADKTKIEVYHAASDRAEAEYAVHEIEKMVGGTSYFSLDSERVNDDGLASLSFADFAVLYRLNAQSRPLSEAFQRSGIPYQTIGQTPLVEYKEIKAVLACLWFLYNPGSAFPLEQMASKKQGQMVVPFLSALEDNSSITPVSDLIEKIQQFLAEQSVVSVDEKRNERFEQLKRRAIPFENRLGEFLETMALQKETDLYDPRADRVTLMTLHAAKGLEFPVVFIVGCEEGLLPYQRGDEELDLAEERRLFYVGMTRARQRLILTHATSRYLFGQQINNPASRFLDDIEHALKELKQTAWRQSIKKEATDSAQLKLF, from the coding sequence ATGAAATTTGTGGCCGACGTTCACATTCATTCTCACTATTCCCGCGCTACCAGCAAAAATTTGGATTTTGAGCGCCTTGCTCAATGGGCGCAGTTGAAGGGCATTCACATGGTGGGCACGGGCGACATTTCTCATCCCGGCTGGCTACAAGAAATGAAAGACAAACTGGAATCTGCCGAAGAAGGTCTATTTCAACTCAAAAGTGAGATTGCCACCAAAATTCAAACCAACGTTCCGCCAGCCTGCCACCAGACCGTGCGCTTTATCCTGGCCGGTGAAATCAGCAGCATTTACAAAAAAAACAACAAAGTCCGCAAAATTCACAACGTTATTTTTGCGCCCACGCTGGCGGCCGTGGAAAAAATCCAGGCCGCCCTGGAAAAGATCGGCAACATTCGCTCCGATGGCCGGCCCATTTTGGGCCTGGACTCGCGCGACCTGCTGGAGATCATCCTGGACATTGATGACCAGGCTTACCTTATCCCGGCCCACATTTGGACGCCGTGGTTTTCGCTGCTCGGCTCAAAATCAGGCTTTGACTCCATTGAAGAATGTTTTGAGGATCTGACCCCGCACATTTTTGCCCTGGAAACCGGGCTTTCTTCCGACCCGCCCATGAACTGGCGCGTATCGTCGCTGGACGATTACACCCTGGTTTCCAACTCCGACGCCCACTCGCCCCAAAAACTGGGCCGCGAGGCCAATATTTTTAACACCGACCTTTCCTACCCGGGCTTTTTTGCGGCCCTAAAAACCGGCGACCCGGACCGTTTTTTAGGCACGCTTGAATTCTTCCCCGAAGAAGGCAAATACCACCACGACGGCCACCGCAAATGCGGCATCAACTGGAAACCCAAAATCACGCTGCAACACAACGGCCTCTGCCCCGTCTGCGGCAAACCGGTCACCGTAGGCGTTTCCCACCGGGTGGAACTCCTGGCCGACCGGGAGGAAGGGGGAAAACCGGCCCGGCGCCATCCCTTTACCAGTTTAATTGCCCTGCCAGAACTGCTGGGGGAGGTATACGGCGTCGGTTCCAATTCCAAACGGGTCAACCAGGCTTACCACACATTATTGAGCGCCCTGGGGCCTGAACTGTCTATTTTGCTCGACGCGCCGCTGGAAGACATCAAGCAGGCCGGGGGGTCGCTGCTGGCCGAAGGTATCCGCCGCATGCGCTGCGGCCAAGTGATCACCACCGCGGGCTACGACGGCGAGTACGGCGTTATCAGGGTGTTTGGGGAGGGGGAAAAGGAATCGTTTTCGGCGCAGTTGAGTTTTCTGCCCGCTCCGGCCGGGCAAAAACCAAGCCCGGCAAAACCGGCCATGCCCCAAACTCCCAACCGGCAACAGGCGGGCCTTTTTGCCGGAGTGGAAGCCCAACCGGATCCAAAACCGGCAACCCCTCACCCGCCGGCCCCACCCGATAACCTTATGTCCGGTCTCAACCCGCAACAACAAGCAGCCGTGCAATGCAGCGATGTTCCCCTCCTCATTGTGGCCGGGCCGGGCACGGGCAAAACCCGCACGCTCACTTATCGCTTGGCTTATCTCGTCACTCAAAAGGGGGTGGCCCCGGAACACATTCTAGCCATCACTTTTACCAACAAGGCTGCCGAAGAGATGGCCCAGCGACTGACCGGCTTGTTGGGCCAGGATCTTGTTGAACGAATGGTGCTCAAAACTTTCCACGCCTTTGGGTCTATGATCTTGCGCCAGGAAGGAGTACACCTGGGCTTGAGTCCCCGGTTCTTGATTTGCGGCGATAATGAACGGCAGGCCCTGCTCAAAACCCTCTACCCGGATTTACCCGGCAAAACCATTACCCAAACCCTGGACCAAATTTCGAGCCTCAAAAACCAATTGCTGTCACCCTCGTCGCCGCAGGTAAAAACGGAATACGATCCGCAATTTGTCCAGATGTATCGCCGCTACGAGGCGACCTTGCAAAAAAGCCAGATACTGGATTTTGACGATCTGATCACCCAAACGGTCTGTTTGTTTGACACGCGCCCGGAAACGCTGGCTAAATACCGGCAGCGCTTTCGCTGGATTTCGGTAGACGAGTACCAGGACATCAATTTTGCCCAATACCAACTCTTGCAATTACTGACGCCGCGAGAAACCAATCTGTGCGCCATTGGCGACCCCGACCAGGCTATTTATGGGTTCCGCGGGGCCGACCGCGCCTTTTTTTGGCAATTTCAGGCAGACTTTCCCCAGGCCAAACTTTTGCACTTGAGCCGAAATTACCGCTCCACTCAATTGATTTTGGATGCTTCGGCCCAGGTTATTGAAAAAAGCCCGGCCCCGGAACGCGTCAAAATTTGGTCTGATTTTGCCGATAAAACCAAAATTGAGGTGTATCACGCCGCCAGTGACCGCGCCGAAGCCGAGTATGCCGTGCACGAGATTGAAAAAATGGTGGGGGGAACCAGCTATTTTTCCCTTGACTCGGAGCGCGTGAACGATGACGGTTTAGCCAGCCTGAGTTTTGCCGACTTTGCGGTGTTGTACCGCCTCAACGCCCAAAGCCGGCCGTTAAGCGAAGCCTTTCAACGCTCCGGGATACCCTATCAAACCATCGGGCAAACCCCGCTGGTGGAGTATAAGGAAATCAAGGCCGTCCTGGCCTGCCTGTGGTTTCTCTATAATCCCGGCAGCGCCTTCCCGTTGGAACAAATGGCCTCCAAAAAACAGGGGCAGATGGTGGTCCCCTTCCTATCCGCGCTTGAAGATAACAGTTCTATCACGCCGGTGTCAGATTTGATTGAAAAAATTCAGCAATTTTTGGCCGAGCAGTCGGTTGTCTCGGTTGATGAAAAAAGAAATGAGCGTTTTGAACAATTGAAACGGCGAGCGATTCCTTTTGAAAATCGCCTGGGGGAGTTTCTGGAGACAATGGCCCTGCAAAAAGAGACCGACCTTTACGACCCGCGCGCCGACCGGGTGACGTTGATGACGCTGCACGCGGCCAAGGGCTTGGAATTTCCGGTGGTATTTATTGTGGGCTGCGAGGAAGGTTTGCTGCCCTATCAACGCGGCGATGAGGAATTGGACCTGGCAGAGGAACGCCGCCTTTTTTATGTGGGCATGACCCGTGCCCGGCAGCGACTTATTTTAACCCACGCCACAAGCAGGTATCTGTTTGGGCAGCAGATAAATAATCCCGCTTCTCGTTTTTTGGACGATATTGAGCATGCCTTGAAGGAGCTTAAACAGACGGCCTGGCGTCAGTCAATCAAAAAAGAAGCAACAGATTCGGCGCAGTTGAAGTTATTTTAA